The Mustela nigripes isolate SB6536 chromosome 4, MUSNIG.SB6536, whole genome shotgun sequence genome includes a window with the following:
- the DUSP13A gene encoding dual specificity protein phosphatase 13 produces MAEASVPVLRGEEATPCPSVLELEELLRAGKVSCSHVDEVWPNLYIGDAATANNRFELWKLGITHVLNAAHGGLYCQGSPDFYGSSVSYLGVPAHDLPSFDISAYFSSAADFIHRALSTPGGRTWV; encoded by the exons ATGGCTGAAGCCTCCGTCCCAGTGCTGAGGGGAGAGGAAGCCACACCTTGCCCCAGCGTTCTGGAACTGGAGgagctcctgagggcagggaAGGTTTCTTGCAGCCACGTGGATGAAGTTTGGCCCAACCTTTACATAGGAGATGC GGCCACGGCAAATAACCGCTTTGAGCTATGGAAGCTGGGCATTACCCATGTGCTGAACGCAGCCCACGGGGGCCTCTACTGTCAGGGTAGCCCTGACTTCTACGGCAGCAGTGTGAGCTACCTGGGGGTACCGGCCCACGACCTCCCCAGTTTCGACATCAGTGCCTACTTCTCTTCAGCCGCTGACTTCATCCACCGTGCTCTCAGCACACCTGGGGGTAGGACTTGGGTCTGA
- the SAMD8 gene encoding sphingomyelin synthase-related protein 1 isoform X5: protein MPARSRHRPRLHSSSPPRAPPPPLEALHSREARRARDSDGDSDADSEVGQGIPTRTAEVSLKAPKIARAVEEEMALPNHLCIRRWTTKHVAVWLKDEGFFEYVDILCNKHRLDGITLLTLTEYDLRSPPLEIKILGDIKRLMLSVRKLQKIHIDVLEEMGYNSDSPMGSMTPFISALQSAEWLCNGEPSHDCDGPITDLNSDQYQYMNGKSKHSIRRLDPEYWKTILSCIYVFIVFGFTSFIMVIVHERVPDMQTYPPLPDIFLDRK, encoded by the exons ATGCCTGCGCGCAGCCGCCACCGCCCCCGCCTCCACTCTAGCTCACCGCCCCGGGCTCCGCCTCCGCCGCTCGAGGCGCTTCACTCCCGCGAGGCCCGGAGGGCCCGGGACTCCGACGGCGATTCGGACGCCGACTCGGAGGTGGGTCAGGGGATCCCGACTCGCACCGCGGAG GTGTCTCTGAAAGCGCCGAAGATCGCTAGG GCAGTGGAGGAAGAAATGGCTCTTCCTAATCACCTTTGCATTCGTCGCTGGACAACCAAGCATGTAGCTGTTTGGCTGAAGGATGAAGGCTTTTTTGAATATGTGGACATTTTATGTAATAAGCATCGACTTGATGGAATCACATTATTAACATTGACTGAATATGATCTCCGGTCTCCTCCTCTGGAGATCAAAATCTTAGGGGACATTAAGAGGTTAATGCTTTCAGTCCGAAAATTGCAGAAAATACATATTGATGTTTTAGAAGAAATGGGATACAACAGTGACAGTCCCATGGGTTCCATGACACCTTTCATTAGTGCTCTTCAGAGCGCAGAGTGGCTCTGTAATGGGGAGCCTTCACATGACTGTGATGGACCCATCACTGATTTGAATTCTGATCAGTACCAATACATGAATGGTAAAAGCAAACATTCTATTCGAAGATTGGACCCAGAGTACTGGAAGACCATATTGAgttgtatatatgtttttatagtaTTTGGGTTTACATCTTTCATTATGGTTATAGTCCACGAGCGAGTGCCTGATATGCAGACCTACCCACCACTCCCAGATATCTTCTTAGACAG